Proteins encoded by one window of Chondromyces crocatus:
- a CDS encoding serine/threonine protein kinase: MLFPSELKPGDTLGRYEILAPIAKGGMAAVWAARLVGTRGFQKIVAIKTMLPDLSDNADFEAMFLDEARLASRIRHPHVVEIVDLGDEEGLLYLVMEWVDGETIFTLNKSAKANGGIPLRILLKIVSDACAGLHAAHELRDDKGQLLNLVHRDISPQNIMVSFDGIVKIVDFGVAKAAGRLHETQVGSVMKGKVPYLSPEQLMSGKVDRRADIFALGILIYASLTGKHPFRGENDARTIENIARRAHVPLRDFALDVPPELEDAVDRALSKNPADRWPDCAALQRALQEMASTVGPPVTDGDVARYVRSTLGDVVEERRKRLAVAIQLADARVGTDRSRSSGVRPATRGGAPLPATYSGIIPVQLDERAEEQDAAPESVPLAPDARAVAPGAILATTRPRRSALPYALVAVLVLLVGAALALRAGLLPVPDAVRPHLPRLIAPPQSGGPPAPADPAPLQP, from the coding sequence TTGCTGTTCCCTTCGGAGTTGAAGCCAGGAGATACGCTGGGTCGCTACGAGATCCTCGCGCCCATTGCCAAAGGTGGCATGGCTGCCGTGTGGGCCGCGCGGCTCGTGGGCACGCGCGGTTTCCAGAAGATCGTCGCCATCAAGACGATGCTTCCTGATCTCAGCGACAACGCCGACTTCGAGGCGATGTTCCTCGATGAGGCCCGGCTCGCGTCGCGCATCCGTCACCCCCACGTGGTGGAGATCGTGGATCTCGGTGACGAGGAGGGGCTGCTCTACCTGGTGATGGAGTGGGTCGACGGGGAGACCATCTTCACGCTCAACAAGAGCGCCAAGGCAAACGGTGGCATCCCGCTCCGCATCTTGTTGAAGATCGTGAGCGACGCCTGCGCGGGGCTGCACGCAGCGCACGAGCTGCGCGACGACAAGGGGCAGCTCCTCAACCTGGTCCATCGCGACATCTCGCCACAGAACATCATGGTGTCGTTCGACGGGATCGTGAAGATCGTCGACTTCGGCGTGGCCAAGGCTGCTGGACGCTTGCACGAGACGCAGGTGGGCAGCGTGATGAAGGGGAAGGTCCCGTACCTGTCCCCGGAGCAGCTCATGTCGGGCAAGGTCGATCGGCGCGCCGACATCTTCGCGCTCGGCATCCTCATCTACGCAAGCCTGACGGGGAAGCACCCTTTCCGCGGGGAGAACGACGCGAGGACGATCGAGAACATCGCGCGGCGGGCCCACGTGCCACTGCGCGACTTCGCGCTCGACGTGCCGCCGGAGCTGGAGGACGCCGTCGATCGGGCACTGTCGAAGAACCCTGCCGATCGCTGGCCGGACTGTGCTGCGCTGCAGCGTGCGCTGCAGGAGATGGCGAGCACGGTCGGCCCCCCTGTCACGGATGGCGACGTGGCTCGGTATGTGCGCTCGACGCTGGGGGATGTCGTCGAGGAGCGTCGCAAGCGTCTGGCGGTGGCCATCCAGCTCGCGGACGCCCGTGTGGGCACGGATCGGAGCCGCTCTTCGGGGGTGAGACCCGCCACGCGGGGAGGCGCACCGCTTCCGGCGACCTACTCGGGCATCATCCCGGTCCAGCTGGATGAGCGGGCCGAGGAGCAGGACGCGGCGCCAGAGTCGGTCCCCTTGGCGCCCGATGCGCGCGCGGTGGCACCAGGAGCCATCCTCGCGACGACCCGTCCACGTCGGTCTGCGCTGCCCTATGCGCTGGTCGCCGTCCTCGTCTTGCTGGTTGGTGCCGCCCTCGCCCTCCGTGCGGGCTTGCTTCCCGTGCCGGACGCCGTTCGTCCTCACCTGCCGCGGCTCATCGCACCGCCGCAGAGCGGTGGACCGCCAGCGCCGGCCGACCCAGCCCCCCTCCAGCCCTAG
- a CDS encoding carboxylate-amine ligase, with amino-acid sequence MTTVQGLLDGQFTIGIEEEFQIVDAETRELRSYVSQILEEGRQSAILRERVRPEMHQSVVETGTGICRDINQARDEICELRGSLKTLAEKGGMRIVAAGTHPFSDWKKQEITDGERYKGIVEDLQDVARANLIFGLHVHVGIKDKEVAMALTNQVRYFLPHILAISTSSPFWLGRPSGLKSIRTEIFKRFPRTGIPGHFDSYGKFQRFVDTLVKTGCIDNAKKIWWDVRPHPFFDTVEVRVCDMTTRVDDTLAIAALIQALMGKLYLLYRRNWAFREYSRELIEENKWRAVRYGIDGQLIDFGKQEQVPVRHLVGELLDFVEEAAVIFHSQAALERIRGILKEGTSADRQLAVFAKTGSYQAVVDELIVQSSLGL; translated from the coding sequence ATGACAACGGTTCAAGGGCTTCTCGACGGTCAGTTCACCATAGGCATCGAGGAGGAGTTCCAGATCGTCGATGCCGAGACGCGCGAGCTTCGCTCGTACGTCAGTCAGATCCTGGAGGAGGGGAGACAGAGCGCCATCCTGCGCGAGCGGGTGCGCCCCGAGATGCATCAATCGGTCGTCGAGACCGGCACGGGGATCTGCCGTGACATCAACCAGGCCCGCGACGAGATCTGCGAGCTGCGGGGAAGCTTGAAGACCCTCGCCGAGAAGGGCGGCATGCGCATCGTCGCGGCCGGGACCCACCCCTTCAGCGACTGGAAGAAGCAGGAGATCACCGACGGCGAACGCTACAAGGGCATCGTCGAAGATCTACAGGACGTCGCGCGCGCGAACCTGATCTTCGGCCTGCATGTGCATGTCGGCATCAAGGACAAGGAGGTCGCGATGGCGCTGACCAACCAGGTCCGGTACTTCCTGCCGCACATCCTCGCCATCTCCACGAGCTCGCCGTTCTGGCTGGGGCGCCCGTCGGGCCTCAAGAGCATCCGGACCGAGATCTTCAAGCGCTTCCCGCGGACGGGCATCCCCGGTCACTTCGACTCGTATGGCAAGTTCCAGCGTTTCGTCGACACCCTCGTCAAGACGGGGTGTATCGACAACGCGAAGAAGATCTGGTGGGACGTCCGCCCTCACCCGTTCTTCGACACCGTCGAGGTGCGCGTCTGTGACATGACCACCCGCGTGGACGACACGCTCGCGATCGCGGCGCTCATCCAGGCGCTCATGGGCAAGCTCTACCTGCTCTACCGCCGCAACTGGGCGTTCCGTGAGTACTCGCGGGAGCTGATCGAGGAGAACAAGTGGCGCGCCGTGCGGTACGGGATCGATGGCCAGCTCATCGATTTCGGCAAGCAGGAGCAGGTGCCCGTCCGCCACCTGGTGGGCGAGCTGCTCGATTTCGTGGAGGAAGCGGCCGTCATCTTCCACTCGCAGGCGGCGCTGGAGCGCATCCGCGGAATCCTGAAGGAAGGCACCAGTGCCGACCGGCAGCTCGCGGTCTTTGCCAAGACTGGCTCCTACCAGGCCGTCGTCGATGAGCTGATCGTCCAGTCGTCCCTCGGGCTCTAG